CACTCCAGCTTGTTTCACTTTTTTGGAGAAAAAGGACGGCCCAAGTACTTGATAGGAAGGGTTCCAGAAGTGAAACTTATTCTGGCCAGTAATGTTTCCTTTGTGCTATCATCAATCCCTCCATAAAAATACTAGAATTTTTCATATTTGCAACCAGTCTAGTGACATTAATAAAGTGATTAAGTGCCTCCATTACTCTATTTACTGAACTTTCATTCCTTTTGTAAAAAATCATCAAGTCATGGGCAAAGATAAGGTGAGGAAGTTTCACAGACTTACACATAGGATGATACTTAAAATCTGGTAACATACTAACAGTTTTCAGCATTCTTGATAGAGGCTCCATTACAATGACAAAATAGTAGAGGAGAGATAGGATCCCCTTGCCTAAGGCCCCTCTTTCCTGCGAAGAAACCATGGTTTCCTCCATTAATCTTGACCGAGAACTTGGTAGTTGATACACATATCAtaatccatttgatgaatttatCAGGAAACCCAAAGTCACTTAGTGCTTCTTCAAGAAATTCTCAGCTAACCATATCATATGCTTTCCTTAGATCTATTTTCATAAGGCATCTAGGAGATGCCTTTCTATTGTAGTGCCTCAAGAATGTCATGACATATTAGGACATTGTGTAACATGGATCTCCCCTGGACCAAGGCTGATTGATTAGCTACCAGTTGATTCACAGCCACCTTCAGTCTATTACAAATCAGTTTAGATATGCACTTATATGGAATAAGTGCTATAACAGTTGAGTTGAACTGTTTAAGCAATTGTCTATTCTGAAAAAATTCTATCACAACTTCTGTAACATCCTGTCCCATAATCTTCCAAGCTGCCTTGTAAAAGCCACTACCATACTCATCTGGACCGGGGCTTTTATTACCATCTATTTGAAACATTgcctttttcacttctttttctgCAAAGGGCCTTACTAATGTAATTTGTTGCTCAGTTGTGAAAACATGGCCATTTCTCAGAATGCTTTTGAAGGCTGGCTCTTAGTATGTGATCTCCTTCCCAACAACTCTTCATAGTAATTGAGAAATAGACCTGCAAAAACTGCAGGATCTGTCTGCCAACTTCCTGTTGAGTCCTTTAATTTGTGTAGCCGTCTGCTTCAATTTTCTATGCCTTATTACTGAATAAAAATACTTATTGTTATCATCCCCAACTTTATTCAGGTAACTTTACTTCTTTGTTGTAAGTAAATTTCAGCAAAGTAGGATGTTTGTCTGAACTTTGCATATGCATGAGCCTCAGTTTCTTGATGAGCTGCACTCTTTGGATTGCTCTGCAACTGTATCTGAGCATATTTTAGTGCTTTCCTATCCTCCTCAGCTTCAGCTAAAATTGCTCATTTTCTAATGATACATGTAATATATTTTTTATAGAAAAATACTTTACTTTTCTACTTTAAAATACTTAatagttaaaaaaaaattgtggtCTTTCCAGAAGAGGTGTAGTGGGATAAAGCAATTGTAATAGATACAGACTTCAGATATAACTTTTATTCTCTACGTGATTTTCTCCACTAACAAATGACACTCCAGCTTGTTTCACTTTTTTGGAGAAAGAGGACGGCCCAAGTACTTGATAGGAAGGGTTCCAGGAGTGAAACTTGTTCTGGCCAGCAATGTTTTCTTTATGCTATCATCAATCCCTCCATAAAAATACTAGACTTTTTCATATTTGCAACCAGTTTAGTGACATTAATAAAGTGATTAAGTGCCTCCAATACTCTATTTACTGAACTTTCATTCCCTTTGCAAAAAATCATCAAGTCATGGGCAAATATGAGGTGAGTAAGTTTCACAGACTTACACATAGGATGATACTTAAAATCTTGTAACATACTAACAGTTTTCAGCATTCTTGAACTGTTTAAGCAATTGTCTATTCTGAAAAAATTTCATCACAGCTTCTGTAACATCCTGTCCCATAATCTTCCAAGCTTCCTTGTAAAAGCCACTACCATACCCATCTGGACCGGGGCTTTTATTACCATCTATTTGAAACATTgtctttttcacttctttttctgCAAAGGGACTTACTAATGTAATTTGTTGCTCAGTTGTGAGAACATGGTCATTTCTCAAAATGCTTTTGAAGGCTGGCTCTTAGTATGTGATCTCCTTCCCAACAACTCTTCATAGTAATTGACAAATAGACCTGCAAAAACTTCAGGATCTGTCTGCCAACTTCTTGTTGAGTCCTTTAATTTGTGTAGCCGTCTGCTTCAATTTTCTATGCCTTATTACTGAATAAAAATATTTAGTGTT
This genomic stretch from Nicotiana sylvestris chromosome 9, ASM39365v2, whole genome shotgun sequence harbors:
- the LOC138876938 gene encoding uncharacterized protein, with the protein product MFQIDGNKSPGPDEYGSGFYKAAWKIMGQDVTEVVIEFFQNRQLLKQFNSTVIALIPYKCISKLICNRLKVAVNQLVANQSALVQGRSMLHNVLICHDILEALQ